The proteins below come from a single Miscanthus floridulus cultivar M001 chromosome 1, ASM1932011v1, whole genome shotgun sequence genomic window:
- the LOC136499383 gene encoding heavy metal-associated isoprenylated plant protein 35-like: MASGAAAAPGVQTVVLKVAIHCHGCKKKVRKVLRSIEGVQNVTVDASQHKVTVVGTVDADTLIQKLYKSGKKGEPWQCHPPAKKTEPAPEAPPAPKPAGDGGKDAAPAAAAVDKKPEEAVKPVKEPQGESSEEKKKKPEQESGAAEKKPEAESKEAEKKKQPEAESKEAEKKKKSEQEGGAAEKKPEAESKNEEKVEAKKDGGDSKGAETKAKAAAEPAKEAAAANDKDEAKKSDKPKDAGKAEPAAVTTERSLPAPPAPAPKHAYEQEYRHPYYAPQPVVSYHASNPSSSVSYTYFAPQAQPAYSMQQAHPHQAYYSVHQPQPAYSYSAQQPQPQPEKQWSPSYLYMPYPHSEPAEPYYQQQDHYSPPGMHASPMHDSYRIFDDENPNSCSIM; encoded by the exons ATGGCGTCAGGAGCTGCGGCGGCCCCTGGCGTTCAG ACCGTGGTGCTGAAGGTGGCCATCCACTGCCATGGCTGCAAGAAGAAGGTCCGGAAGGTGCTCAGGAGCATCGAAG GCGTGCAGAACGTGACGGTGGACGCCTCGCAGCACAAGGTGACTGTGGTTGGCACCGTGGACGCCGACACGCTCATCCAGAAGCTGTACAAGTCCGGCAAGAAGGGAGAGCCCTGGCAGTGCCACCCGCCCGCCAAGAAGACCGAGCCCGCGCCGGAGGCCCCGCCGGCTCCGAAGCCTGCCGGTGACGGCGGCAAGGACGCTGCTCCTGCTGCGGCCGCGGTGGACAAGAAGCCGGAGGAGGCGGTGAAGCCGGTGAAGGAGCCGCAGGGCGAGAGCtccgaggagaagaagaagaagccggaGCAGGAGAGCGGGGCCGCAGAGAAGAAGCCCGAAGCAGAGTCAAAGGaggcggagaagaagaagcagcccGAAGCAGAGTCAAAGGaggcggagaagaagaagaagtcggAGCAGGAGGGCGGGGCCGCAGAGAAGAAGCCCGAAGCAGAGTCAAAGAATGAGGAGAAAGTCGAGGCGAAGAAGGACGGCGGTGACAGCAAGGGAGCTGAGACGAAGGCCAAGGCCGCAGCAGAGCCGGCAAAGGAAGCCGCCGCCGCCAATGACAAGGACGAGGCAAAGAAGAGCGACAAGCCCAAGGACGCCGGTAAGGCGGAGCCTGCCGCCGTGACGACGGAGAGGTCCCTGCctgcgccgccggcgccggcgccaaaGCACGCGTACGAGCAGGAGTACCGCCACCCCTACTACGCGCCGCAGCCGGTGGTGAGCTACCACGCGTCGAACCCGAGCTCGAGCGTGTCGTACACGTACTTCGCACCGCAGGCACAGCCGGCGTACTCCATGCAACAGGCACACCCGCATCAAGCGTACTACTCCGTGCACCAGCCACAGCCGGCGTACTCGTACTCCGCGCAGCAACCGCAGCCGCAGCCGGAAAAGCAGTGGTCGCCGTCGTACCTGTACATGCCGTACCCGCACTCGGAGCCGGCGGAGCCTTACTACCAGCAGCAGGACCACTACAGCCCGCCCGGGATGCACGCGTCGCCGATGCACGACTCGTACCGCATCTTCGACGACGAGAACCCCAACTCCTGCAGCATCATGTGA